A part of Thermomicrobiales bacterium genomic DNA contains:
- the rpe gene encoding ribulose-phosphate 3-epimerase, protein MARTERVMLSPSILNSDLARLADSLALLEQAGADYVHLDVMDGRFVPNISIGIPVVASVREATSLPLDVHLMIVEPERYVEQFVAAGADIVTIQVEATAHPHRVLQSIREQGARAGLALNPGTPISHAIELLPLCDLVLIMSVNPGFGGQSFIPTSLRRLGEARAAIDAVGYPTILEVDGGITTRTAPKAVEAGATMLVAGTAIFGAEAGVVAALHDLRGAATARNSG, encoded by the coding sequence ATGGCACGGACTGAGCGCGTGATGCTGTCGCCGTCGATCCTGAACAGCGACCTGGCGCGGCTGGCCGACTCGCTCGCGCTGCTGGAGCAAGCCGGGGCCGACTACGTCCATCTCGACGTCATGGACGGGCGGTTCGTGCCGAATATCTCGATCGGCATACCAGTTGTCGCGTCGGTTCGAGAGGCGACCAGCTTGCCGTTGGACGTGCATCTGATGATCGTCGAGCCCGAGCGGTACGTCGAGCAGTTTGTCGCGGCCGGCGCGGATATCGTCACGATCCAGGTCGAGGCGACCGCGCACCCGCACCGCGTATTGCAGTCGATCCGCGAGCAAGGCGCGCGCGCCGGCCTGGCGCTCAACCCCGGCACCCCGATCAGCCACGCAATCGAGCTCCTGCCACTCTGCGATCTCGTGCTCATCATGAGCGTGAACCCCGGCTTCGGTGGTCAGAGCTTCATCCCGACATCGCTGCGGCGTCTCGGCGAGGCTCGCGCGGCGATCGATGCGGTCGGCTACCCGACAATCCTCGAGGTGGACGGCGGGATCACCACGCGAACCGCGCCGAAGGCTGTCGAGGCTGGGGCGACAATGCTGGTGGCGGGCACCGCTATCTTCGGGGCGGAGGCCGGCGTCGTCGCCGCCCTCCACGACCTGCGAGGCGCGGCAACGGCGAGGAATAGCGGCTGA
- a CDS encoding nitroreductase family protein, with amino-acid sequence MPRLTNPAEITQEIRNVRQTRQYTSGAVSDDTITELLEIARWTGSSRNTQPWHFIAITDRDLLRAISQLRPAINWVSAAPLGVSIVLDGDAELSEAYDEGRVIERLMIGAHILGLHSGVAWFGDNDQQAEAKRLLNIPTGRTARSLVAVGHATTTVDPRPNPAQGGRKPLDEVASYNRMEG; translated from the coding sequence ATGCCACGCCTGACAAACCCCGCGGAGATCACCCAGGAAATCCGGAACGTGCGCCAGACCCGCCAGTACACGAGTGGCGCTGTGTCCGACGACACAATTACCGAGCTACTGGAAATCGCGCGCTGGACCGGCAGCTCACGCAACACCCAGCCCTGGCACTTCATCGCCATCACGGACCGGGATCTCCTGCGTGCAATCAGCCAACTGCGGCCGGCGATCAACTGGGTGTCCGCTGCGCCACTGGGGGTTTCCATCGTCCTGGACGGGGACGCAGAACTGAGTGAAGCGTATGACGAGGGTCGGGTGATCGAGCGTCTGATGATTGGCGCACATATTCTGGGTCTCCATAGTGGCGTCGCCTGGTTTGGCGACAATGATCAACAGGCGGAGGCCAAACGCCTCCTGAACATCCCGACAGGCCGGACCGCAAGGTCGTTGGTGGCGGTCGGACACGCGACGACAACAGTAGACCCGCGTCCCAACCCGGCCCAGGGTGGGCGGAAACCGCTCGACGAGGTCGCCAGCTACAACCGGATGGAAGGGTAG